The genomic stretch GAAACTCAACAGTTCGGTTAAATCGTCATTATTTTCTGGAAATGAAACACCATCGGGAAAATATTCAAAATCACCACTGCGCATGGCTAACCAGTCCGGTAGACTTTGACCCCGAGCATGGCGAATACGGGTTTCAGGATCACGGTTAATTAAGCGGTGATTCGGTAACCTTGATTCAGGCACTTGCTTAATGACATCGCGAAGTTGTGCGTCGACGAGTGGTGTTGTCGTGCCGACTTTTGCCAGTAAAAAAGCATCCGCTGTGCTGGGTAAATCTAATTTATTGGCTTCATCGCCCCAACCATTCCAACGTTTCATGCGCTTATCTTCCTTGTTATATTATGGTGTGTAGCATAAGTTTAAGCGCAAAGGTCAGTTGATCGCATTGTCGTATTAAGCCAACATAAGTATCAAATTAGGACTAACTCACAATACCTTAGGGTAAAGCCAGTTATACTCAATAATACGTATTGAATAAGGATGATTCAGTTATGGTGGGGTTAGGTTCGGCATCAGTGCCAGTAGTAAAGCAGTATTTGCGCTATGTCGAAACATTGGATATCGATATTCCGGCGTTATTAGTGGCGAGTAGCATATCTGCAGCGACGTTGGCACAAGAAAACGAACGCATTAGTGGTGAGCAGTTGCAGGCTTTTCTAGCTAACCTTATCATTGCAACGGACGATCCATTATTTGGTTTAAAGAGTGGTGTGTTTGTTGAACCGAGTTCATACAGCGTATTAGGTTATATCACCATGACTTGTGCAACACTTGCGCAAGCATTAGAGCGGATCCAACCTTATGAAAAATTGGTGGGGGACATGGGCGTTACGTCTATTGATTATCTGCCACAGCAATTAGCCATTCACTGGCATTGTGCTTATACGTTTGAAGATGTACGCGAGCAGATGGTGGATAATGTCTTTGCCTCTTGGCTCGCTTATGCGCGTTGGCTGTCTGGACAAGATGTCGGTCCGTTAGCGGTGCACTTACAGCGGGCAAAACCAGCGCAAGTACAGCTTCAGCATTACCAACAGGTTTTTAACTGTCCCGTGTTATTTTCTCAACCAAATAACAGCCTTATTTTGCCTCTTGATTATTTGGATATCCCCTTACGACAGCCTGACCATGGTTTGTTACAAACCTTAGAGTTACATGCGGCAGGACAAGTTTCAGCTTTGGGTGACTCGCATCGTTTTAGTATTCAAGTCAAAGATATTATCCGCACTTTATTAGCCAAGGGGATAACCCGAAAAGATATGGTTGCTGGTCAGTTAAATATGAGTGAACGGACATTACAGCGAAAATTACAGCAAGAGCAAACCAGTTATCAAAAATTGTTAGATGAAGCGCGATTATTATTAGCTCAGCAATATTTAACCGACACATTATTATCAGTGGATGATATTGCTATGCAGTTAGGTTTTAGTGAAACCCGTTCGTTTTTTCGTAGTTTTAAGGGGTGGACAGGGAAAACACCGAGTATTTATAGAGAGTCTAGCTCACAGAAATCAGGCTAAACTCATGATTTATTATACTCAAGCCTTTCAATTGTTGAGTATGAAGACTAAAATTTGCTACAAATAATAAAGTTAAACCCTATACTGCTTCACAGCAGGATGCAATTAGTGAGTATATGATGAAAAAAATTACAACAATGATCGTCGCATTAACATGTCTAGTTCCTTCTCTATCTATGGCTGCCGGTGGTGATATTGCCGCTGGTAAAGCAAAAGCAGCAGTATGTGCAGCTTGTCATGGTGCGGCTGGTATTTCAGCTATCCCTATGTACCCAAATCTAGCGGGTCAAAAAGAAATGTATTTAGTTAATGCATTAAAAGCGTATAAAGCGGGTCAACGTACTGGCGGCATGGCACCGGTAATGGCTGGTCAAGCAATGGCATTATCTGATGCGGATATTAATAACGTAGCGGCATATTTCTCAAGCCTTAAATAGTATTGCGTTAATTTCTTGATGATAAATGCAAAAAGCCTCGTGATGAGGCTTTTTTATTAACCAAAATACCGTTAAACACTCCTTCGTTTAAATTTTTACTACTTCTCAGGTTATTTCATTTCCCCTACAGGGATATTTTTAGGATAATGGTTAATCACACTAAATTTCGTGAGTGCTAGCATGGCCGACAAACGTCAAAATCAGTTCCAAAATCAGTTTTCAAAAGACAGAAATAAAAAAGACAGTGCTGTTGATGCGCTAAAAGTGCCGCCGCATTCGTTTGAGGCTGAGCAGTCGGTTTTAGGTGGCTTATTTATTGATAATGAAGCCTGGGATCGTGTAACCGAATTTATTGTGGCGAAAGATTTTTACAGCCGTCCGCATCAGCTTATCTTCGAAGCAATGGCTAAGCTGGTGGACCAACATATTCCACTGGACATTATTACCGTATCTGAATGGTTAGATAACGAAGAACTACTTGATGATGCAGGTGGCTTTGCGTATCTGGGTGATATTGTTAAAAATACCCCAAGTGCGTCGAATATTACCGCTTATGCGAATATCGTGCGTGAACGTGCGGTCATTCGTGAACTTATTGCGGTGGCCAGTGATATTACTGAATCAGGTTATGAGCCGCAGGGGCGTAAAAGTACCGACCTACTTGATTTAGCGGAAAGTAAAGTATTTCAAATCGCAGAATCAAGGCAGAGTGAAGGCCAAGGCCCGAAAAACCTAGAAAGCGTACTGCAAGAAACCGTTGATAAAATCGAAGAACTTTATCAAACGCCGCATGATGGTGTGACTGGTGTTGCCTCGGGTTATAACGACCTTGATGGCATGACGACAGGCTTTCAACCGTCGGATTTGATTATTGTTGCTGCCAGGCCGTCGATGGGAAAAACGACTTTCGCGATGAACTTGTGTGAGCACGCGGCATTGAATCAAGACAAACCCGCGGTTATTTTCTCGCTGGAGATGCCTGCAGAACAGATCATGATGCGTATGCTCGCGTCACTCGGTAAGATTAACCAAACCAAAGTACGTACCGGCCAGTTAGATGATGATGATTGGGCGCGTTTATCTGCGACCATGAAGAGCATGCTGGAGCAGGGTAAAATGTACATCGATGATAGCTCTGGTTTGACACCGACCGAGGTGCGTTCACGCTCACGTCGTATTGCTCGTGATCATGGCGGTATCAGTATGATCATGATTGACTACCTGCAATTGATGCGTGTACCGGCATTAAGTGAAAACAGGACCTTGGAAATCGCCGAGATATCGCGTTCATTGAAATCCCTTGCTAAGGAACTTAAATGTCCTGTTATTGCCTTATCACAGCTTAACCGCTCGTTGGAGCAACGTGCTGATAAGCGACCTGTTAACTCGGATCTACGTGAATCAGGTTCTATTGAGCAGGATGCCGATTTAATTATGTTTATTTATCGTGATGAAGTTTATAACGATGACTCGCCCGATAAAGGCACCGCCGAAATCATTATCGGTAAACAACGTAACGGCCCGATTGGTAAAGTTAGACTGACCTTTAATGGTCAATTCTCCCGTTTTGATAACTTTACTGGTCCTGCTTATGATGATGATTATTAAGGAATAGCTATGCGTTCAGCAACGGCTGAAATATGTTTGCAGTCATTGCAGCATAACGTTAAACAGATAAAAAGCATTGCCCCAAACAGTAAAATAATGGCTGTTGTCAAAGCGAATGCTTATGGCCATGGTTTATTGGCTGTCGCGAGAGCATTGAAAGCAGTCGATGCATTTGCTGTTGCACGTGTTGAAGAGGCATTAACGTTACGTAGTGGCGGCATTGTTAAACCTATTTTGTTGTTGGAAGGTTTTTTTTCAACAGATGAGTTACCGATCTTAGTTGCCAATAACATTCAGACATCGGTGCATATTGAACAACAATTGGCTGAACTTGAAGAGGCGGATTTGGATGCGCCGATTCATGTGTGGTTGAAAATGGATACTGGTATGCATCGTTTGGGTATCCGCCCAGATAACTGCAAACGTGCGATTGAGCGTTTAAAGAATAATACTAATGTCGTGCAACCAGCTCGCTTGATGACGCATTTTAGTTGCGCTGATGAAGTTGATCCAAGTATTACCCAGCGCCAGATTGATTTATTTGATGAATTAGTCGCCGGTGAAGAAGGGGAACATTCGATTGCCAACTCTGCTGGTGTATTAGCGTGGCCAACAGCACGTCGTGAATGGATCCGTCCTGGTATTATGTTATATGGCGTATCACCGATGATAGGTGCTACCGCAGTAGAACATAATCTCAAACCTGTGATGACATTAACCACAGATTTGATTGCTGTACATGATATTAAGCAAGGTGAAAAAACCGGTTATGGTGGCATTTGGAGTGCACCTGAAGATACGCGATTGGGTGTTGTGGCTGTCGGGTACGGTGACGGATATCCACGCATGGCACCTGAAGGTACACCTGTTTTAATTAATGGCCGTATCGTACCTATTGTTGGGCGTGTTTCGATGGACATGTTAACGGTTGATTTAGGCGCTGATTGCCAAGATCAAGTGGGTGATAAAGTGATCATGTGGGGCGCGGGACTGCCAGCTGAATTAGTGGCTGAACATATAGGTACCATCGCATACGAACTCGTTACTAAGCTTACGCAACGGGTGTCGCTTAAATATTTATAAAAATTAGTTAATTGTCATTGTGATGTTACCGCTTTGTAAATTGACGAAAGTTAAGCTATATCAAGCTATTATGTGCATAAATAA from Moritella marina ATCC 15381 encodes the following:
- a CDS encoding AraC family transcriptional regulator — encoded protein: MVGLGSASVPVVKQYLRYVETLDIDIPALLVASSISAATLAQENERISGEQLQAFLANLIIATDDPLFGLKSGVFVEPSSYSVLGYITMTCATLAQALERIQPYEKLVGDMGVTSIDYLPQQLAIHWHCAYTFEDVREQMVDNVFASWLAYARWLSGQDVGPLAVHLQRAKPAQVQLQHYQQVFNCPVLFSQPNNSLILPLDYLDIPLRQPDHGLLQTLELHAAGQVSALGDSHRFSIQVKDIIRTLLAKGITRKDMVAGQLNMSERTLQRKLQQEQTSYQKLLDEARLLLAQQYLTDTLLSVDDIAMQLGFSETRSFFRSFKGWTGKTPSIYRESSSQKSG
- a CDS encoding c-type cytochrome: MKKITTMIVALTCLVPSLSMAAGGDIAAGKAKAAVCAACHGAAGISAIPMYPNLAGQKEMYLVNALKAYKAGQRTGGMAPVMAGQAMALSDADINNVAAYFSSLK
- the dnaB gene encoding replicative DNA helicase yields the protein MADKRQNQFQNQFSKDRNKKDSAVDALKVPPHSFEAEQSVLGGLFIDNEAWDRVTEFIVAKDFYSRPHQLIFEAMAKLVDQHIPLDIITVSEWLDNEELLDDAGGFAYLGDIVKNTPSASNITAYANIVRERAVIRELIAVASDITESGYEPQGRKSTDLLDLAESKVFQIAESRQSEGQGPKNLESVLQETVDKIEELYQTPHDGVTGVASGYNDLDGMTTGFQPSDLIIVAARPSMGKTTFAMNLCEHAALNQDKPAVIFSLEMPAEQIMMRMLASLGKINQTKVRTGQLDDDDWARLSATMKSMLEQGKMYIDDSSGLTPTEVRSRSRRIARDHGGISMIMIDYLQLMRVPALSENRTLEIAEISRSLKSLAKELKCPVIALSQLNRSLEQRADKRPVNSDLRESGSIEQDADLIMFIYRDEVYNDDSPDKGTAEIIIGKQRNGPIGKVRLTFNGQFSRFDNFTGPAYDDDY
- the alr gene encoding alanine racemase is translated as MRSATAEICLQSLQHNVKQIKSIAPNSKIMAVVKANAYGHGLLAVARALKAVDAFAVARVEEALTLRSGGIVKPILLLEGFFSTDELPILVANNIQTSVHIEQQLAELEEADLDAPIHVWLKMDTGMHRLGIRPDNCKRAIERLKNNTNVVQPARLMTHFSCADEVDPSITQRQIDLFDELVAGEEGEHSIANSAGVLAWPTARREWIRPGIMLYGVSPMIGATAVEHNLKPVMTLTTDLIAVHDIKQGEKTGYGGIWSAPEDTRLGVVAVGYGDGYPRMAPEGTPVLINGRIVPIVGRVSMDMLTVDLGADCQDQVGDKVIMWGAGLPAELVAEHIGTIAYELVTKLTQRVSLKYL